The Deinococcus metalli genome includes a window with the following:
- a CDS encoding Atu2307/SP_0267 family LLM class monooxygenase — MQIGIDSFAAVVSDPATGVTLSASQRLQHLIEEIETADRAGVDSFGVGEHHRQEYLDSAPAVILAAAASRTDRIRLTSAVTVLSAADPVRVFQEFATLDLLSGGRAEIVAGRGSFTEAFPLFGLALQDYDSLFAEKLDLLLKLRESTQVHWTGQHRAPLTGQGVYPRPVQSPLPVWLGVGGTPQSFVRAGLLGLPLMVAIIGGDLRQFRPLIDLYREAGRRAGHAPESLKVGVHAFGFVAPTTTQALDAFYPGYARMLETVGRERGWAPPRRAQFDAAAGPGGPYLIGDPQTVAEKALWVNDVLGGIDRLTFQMTNVLLPHAGMLEAIDLLGGRVKPLVQHALAQGVPTT, encoded by the coding sequence ATGCAGATAGGAATCGACAGCTTTGCCGCCGTGGTGTCGGACCCGGCCACCGGCGTGACCCTCAGCGCCAGCCAGCGCCTCCAGCACCTGATCGAGGAGATCGAGACCGCCGACCGCGCCGGCGTGGACTCCTTCGGCGTGGGCGAACACCACCGCCAGGAGTACCTCGACTCGGCCCCGGCCGTGATCCTGGCGGCTGCCGCTTCCCGCACCGATCGCATCCGCCTCACGAGCGCGGTGACGGTGCTCAGCGCCGCCGATCCCGTGCGGGTCTTTCAGGAATTCGCCACCCTCGACCTGCTCTCCGGCGGCCGGGCCGAGATCGTGGCCGGCCGCGGATCGTTCACGGAGGCCTTCCCGCTGTTCGGCCTGGCCCTCCAGGACTATGACTCTCTGTTCGCCGAGAAGCTCGACCTGCTGCTCAAACTCCGTGAATCCACGCAGGTGCACTGGACCGGGCAGCACCGCGCGCCGCTGACCGGGCAGGGCGTCTACCCGCGCCCCGTGCAGAGCCCGCTTCCGGTGTGGCTGGGCGTGGGCGGCACGCCGCAGTCCTTCGTGCGGGCCGGCCTGCTGGGCCTGCCGCTGATGGTGGCGATCATCGGCGGGGACCTGCGGCAGTTCCGGCCGTTGATCGACCTCTACCGTGAGGCCGGTCGCCGCGCCGGGCACGCGCCGGAGTCGTTGAAGGTCGGTGTGCACGCCTTCGGGTTCGTGGCCCCCACGACCACGCAGGCGCTGGACGCGTTTTACCCGGGCTACGCGCGGATGCTGGAGACCGTCGGCCGGGAACGCGGCTGGGCGCCGCCGCGCCGCGCGCAGTTCGACGCGGCGGCCGGTCCCGGCGGTCCCTACCTGATCGGCGATCCGCAGACGGTGGCCGAGAAGGCCCTGTGGGTGAACGACGTCCTGGGCGGCATTGACCGCCTGACGTTCCAGATGACGAACGTGTTGCTGCCGCACGCGGGCATGCTGGAGGCCATCGACCTGCTGGGCGGCCGGGTGAAACCGCTGGTGCAGCACGCGCTCGCCCAGGGCGTCCCCACCACGTAG
- a CDS encoding UBP-type zinc finger domain-containing protein, with protein sequence MTKCTHLDTIEAVAPSADGCEDCLKTGDTWVHLRVCLECGHVGCCDSSKNKHATKHHHATGHPLVQSAEPGEDWLWCYVDRVMLEPSSGPLWSGPWRKDGR encoded by the coding sequence ATGACGAAATGCACGCACCTGGACACCATTGAGGCCGTGGCCCCCAGCGCGGACGGCTGCGAGGACTGCCTGAAGACGGGCGATACATGGGTGCACCTGCGCGTGTGCCTGGAGTGCGGACACGTGGGCTGCTGCGACTCCAGCAAGAACAAACACGCGACCAAGCACCACCACGCCACCGGGCACCCGCTGGTGCAGAGTGCCGAGCCCGGCGAGGACTGGCTGTGGTGCTACGTGGACCGCGTGATGCTGGAACCGTCGAGCGGCCCGCTGTGGAGCGGCCCGTGGCGCAAGGACGGACGCTGA
- a CDS encoding ABC transporter permease — protein MTTTSTERAPAAPPATAPRRQGGGIGLGGAFTIAWRAIIGTPMRSILTALGVIIGVAAVVALTAIGQGSTAGVTRNLESLGTNLLTVGSARGFGGGSLVRGGPRQTVTVKDAETLATTFGARVAGVAPAAQGSVQAKLGSNNTQATVVGTWPAYETVRNSPVETGAYFTQADVDGKKRVAVIGHQVLLDLWGDGTDGSATDDQAIGQRIRLGTVTFTVSGVLPDKGNSGFGNANGQILIPLSTYLQRFSRTNSASGEPTVNNVYLQATDARDLKQLQSDVTDVMMTRHKLTDPTALDFQVQNQADSLASLSAITNTLTILVGAIAGISLLVGGIGIMNIMLVSVTERTREIGVRKALGARPRDILTQFLVEASLLSVSGGVIGMLLGVAAAFAGRAFSITPVFSPTPMIVAFVFSALVGVFFGYYPAARAARLDPVDSLRYE, from the coding sequence ATGACGACCACCTCGACCGAACGCGCTCCGGCCGCGCCGCCCGCGACCGCCCCGCGCCGCCAGGGTGGCGGCATCGGCCTGGGCGGAGCCTTCACCATCGCGTGGCGGGCCATCATCGGCACGCCCATGCGCAGCATCCTGACTGCGCTGGGCGTGATCATCGGTGTGGCGGCTGTCGTGGCGCTCACGGCCATCGGCCAGGGCAGCACCGCCGGCGTCACGCGTAACCTCGAATCGCTGGGCACCAACCTGCTCACGGTGGGCAGTGCGCGCGGCTTCGGCGGCGGCAGCCTGGTGCGCGGCGGCCCGCGCCAGACCGTGACCGTCAAGGACGCCGAGACGCTCGCCACCACCTTCGGCGCCCGCGTGGCCGGGGTGGCGCCCGCCGCGCAGGGCAGCGTGCAGGCCAAGCTGGGCAGCAACAACACCCAGGCGACCGTGGTCGGCACGTGGCCCGCGTACGAGACGGTGCGCAACAGCCCGGTGGAGACCGGCGCGTACTTCACGCAGGCGGACGTGGACGGCAAGAAGCGCGTCGCGGTGATCGGCCACCAGGTGTTGCTCGACCTGTGGGGCGACGGCACGGACGGCAGCGCCACCGACGACCAGGCCATCGGGCAGCGTATCCGGCTGGGCACCGTGACCTTCACCGTGAGCGGCGTGCTGCCCGACAAGGGCAACTCCGGCTTCGGCAACGCCAACGGCCAGATCCTGATTCCGCTCAGTACCTACCTGCAGCGCTTCTCGCGCACCAACTCCGCGAGCGGCGAGCCCACCGTGAACAACGTCTACCTGCAGGCCACGGACGCCAGAGACCTCAAACAGCTCCAGTCGGACGTCACGGACGTGATGATGACCCGGCACAAGCTGACGGACCCCACCGCCCTGGACTTTCAGGTGCAGAACCAGGCGGACTCGCTGGCCAGCCTGAGCGCCATCACGAACACCCTGACCATCCTGGTCGGCGCGATCGCCGGCATCAGCCTGCTGGTCGGCGGCATCGGGATCATGAACATCATGCTGGTGTCGGTCACCGAGCGCACCCGTGAGATCGGCGTGCGCAAGGCGCTGGGCGCCCGGCCCCGCGACATCCTCACGCAGTTCCTGGTCGAGGCGTCGCTGCTGTCTGTCAGCGGCGGCGTGATCGGCATGCTGCTGGGCGTGGCCGCGGCGTTTGCCGGCCGGGCCTTTTCCATCACCCCCGTGTTCTCGCCCACGCCCATGATCGTCGCGTTCGTGTTCAGCGCGCTGGTCGGCGTGTTCTTCGGCTACTACCCCGCCGCCCGCGCCGCGCGGCTCGATCCCGTCGATTCCCTCCGCTACGAGTAA
- a CDS encoding aldo/keto reductase — protein MTAHRFPPPSPAPTEVTMVYDPRPQRYDSLPYRRAGRSGLLLPAISLGLWHNFGGVDRFESARAMVRTAFDGGITHFDLANNYGPPPGSAELTFGRLLREDLAPFRDELIISSKAGYTMWPGPYGDWGSRKYLIASCDASLKRMGLDYVDVFYHHRPDPNTPLEETMMALDQIVRSGRALYAAVSNYPAALLHRAAGLLRDLGTPFVLNQPSYSMFNRWLEPDGLLDALRDEGVGAIVFSPLAQGLLSTKYLNGIPADSRAASATGFLKAEQVTPERVAQVQALNEIAAARGQTLAQLALAWVLRHPEVTSALIGASRPEQITDAIGALGAGPISDDELARIEAILSPPPA, from the coding sequence GTGACGGCACACCGCTTCCCGCCGCCCTCCCCTGCTCCCACCGAGGTCACGATGGTCTACGATCCCCGTCCGCAGCGCTACGACTCGCTGCCCTACCGCCGCGCGGGCCGCAGCGGCCTGCTGCTGCCCGCCATCTCGCTGGGCCTGTGGCACAACTTCGGCGGCGTCGACCGCTTTGAAAGCGCCCGCGCGATGGTGCGCACGGCCTTCGACGGCGGCATCACCCACTTCGACCTGGCGAACAACTACGGCCCGCCGCCCGGCAGCGCCGAACTCACCTTCGGCCGCCTGCTGCGCGAGGACCTCGCCCCGTTCCGCGACGAGCTGATCATCTCCAGCAAGGCCGGGTACACCATGTGGCCCGGCCCCTACGGCGACTGGGGCAGCCGCAAATACCTGATCGCGTCGTGCGACGCCAGCCTCAAGCGCATGGGGCTGGACTACGTGGACGTGTTCTACCACCACCGCCCCGATCCGAACACGCCGCTGGAAGAGACCATGATGGCGCTCGACCAGATCGTGCGCAGCGGCCGGGCGCTGTACGCGGCGGTCAGCAACTACCCGGCCGCGCTGCTGCACCGGGCGGCGGGCCTGCTGCGTGACCTGGGCACGCCCTTCGTGCTGAACCAGCCCAGCTACTCGATGTTCAACCGCTGGCTGGAACCCGACGGCCTGCTGGACGCCCTGCGGGACGAGGGCGTGGGCGCCATCGTGTTCAGTCCGCTCGCGCAGGGGCTGCTGAGCACCAAATACCTGAACGGCATCCCGGCCGACTCGCGCGCCGCGAGCGCCACGGGCTTCCTGAAAGCCGAGCAGGTCACGCCGGAGCGGGTGGCGCAGGTGCAGGCGCTGAACGAGATCGCCGCCGCGCGCGGGCAGACGCTGGCGCAGCTCGCGCTCGCGTGGGTGCTGCGCCACCCGGAGGTCACGTCCGCGCTGATCGGCGCGAGCCGCCCCGAGCAGATCACGGACGCCATCGGCGCGCTGGGTGCCGGGCCGATCTCGGACGACGAACTGGCCCGCATCGAGGCGATCCTCAGCCCACCTCCGGCCTGA
- a CDS encoding TolC family protein: MMSRTRSLTALTAALLVPAAHAQSAAPVSLTAAVTAALANNTDVKTAQANLDKAQAANQAAQADPSSLVAAKLSAKNTATLAQAQLRGAKLGALQNTVTAYTALLEAQENVTLQTLQVQVDTKNVQVAQVKLGIGNATQLDVTNAQNTLASSQQNLADGKAQVNLASARLATLTGLGSGVRAAGAPTVPKLTSTQATLQGGLGNLSAVTSAAGDLALAQLNVKLADNDFTPARTLQDAKTALANAQRSADSASKTATQSLASAYQAAQNAYELLAVAQSREAAAQKTATQDAARLKSGTISAVELQNTQLALKKAQYARLQAQDNVLTALASLSVAAGVNLTGIGGSI, from the coding sequence ATGATGTCCCGTACCCGTTCCCTGACCGCCCTGACCGCCGCCCTGCTAGTGCCCGCCGCGCACGCCCAGTCGGCGGCCCCGGTCAGCCTGACGGCCGCCGTGACCGCCGCGCTGGCCAACAACACCGACGTCAAGACCGCGCAGGCGAACCTGGACAAGGCGCAGGCCGCCAACCAGGCGGCGCAGGCCGACCCCAGCTCGCTGGTCGCCGCGAAGCTGAGCGCGAAGAACACCGCCACGCTGGCGCAGGCGCAACTGCGCGGCGCAAAGCTGGGCGCGCTGCAGAACACCGTCACCGCCTACACGGCGCTGCTGGAAGCGCAGGAGAACGTCACCCTCCAGACGCTGCAGGTGCAGGTAGACACCAAGAACGTGCAGGTCGCGCAGGTCAAGCTCGGCATCGGCAACGCCACCCAGCTGGACGTCACGAACGCCCAGAACACCCTGGCGAGCAGCCAGCAGAACCTCGCGGACGGTAAGGCCCAGGTGAACCTCGCCAGCGCGCGGCTGGCCACCCTGACCGGCCTGGGCAGCGGCGTGCGCGCGGCCGGGGCGCCCACCGTGCCCAAGCTGACCAGCACGCAGGCGACCTTGCAGGGCGGTCTGGGGAACCTCAGCGCCGTCACCTCGGCCGCGGGCGACCTGGCCCTGGCGCAGCTGAACGTCAAGCTCGCGGACAACGACTTCACCCCGGCCCGCACCCTCCAGGACGCGAAGACCGCCCTCGCCAACGCCCAGCGCAGCGCCGACAGCGCCAGCAAGACCGCCACCCAGAGCCTCGCCAGCGCGTACCAGGCCGCCCAGAACGCCTACGAACTGCTGGCCGTGGCCCAGAGCCGCGAGGCCGCTGCGCAGAAAACCGCCACCCAGGACGCCGCGCGTCTCAAGAGCGGCACCATCAGCGCCGTGGAACTCCAGAACACCCAGCTCGCGCTGAAAAAAGCGCAGTACGCCCGGCTCCAGGCGCAGGACAACGTGCTCACCGCCCTCGCCTCGCTGTCCGTGGCTGCCGGGGTGAATCTCACCGGCATCGGCGGCAGCATATGA
- a CDS encoding efflux RND transporter periplasmic adaptor subunit, whose product MTTTSTPVRARPARRRWPWVVAGVVLLAGVGGGVYMARTRTAASATPAVTTTTQAATPGVLRVSVSGPGTLEANVTRTVGADLTATVGAVPAVGERVTKGQLITTLQSDTVTQDVQTAQLNLDKARAALDATRASQANSAAGRSSSVTQASSSVTQAEQALADAQRTLSGQRQLSAIGAVSAQALADAQSAVVKAQQTLDSARASLSAAQTQAATGGSSDTQNLRSQQIAVQQAQDALATALKARADLKVYAPISGVISTVSATEGTVVTSGATILTLLDDTTLNLPVQIDETEIAGVKVGQSADVTLDAYEDQTFSGKVVRVSPGATQSNGISVFTATVQLGNPDGKLRAGMTAEAEIIQSEARGLLVPSKAIQTVRTRSYVQVPGAAGAEPERVRVETGATDGTNTVVTGGLTAGQEVIVPGKASTSGSATRQTQTSGGFGGPPPGGVP is encoded by the coding sequence ATGACCACGACCTCGACTCCGGTCCGCGCGCGGCCTGCCCGGCGGCGCTGGCCGTGGGTGGTCGCGGGCGTGGTGCTGCTGGCGGGCGTGGGCGGCGGAGTGTACATGGCTCGCACCCGAACAGCCGCGTCCGCCACGCCCGCCGTCACGACCACCACGCAGGCCGCGACGCCGGGCGTGCTGCGTGTGAGCGTGAGCGGCCCCGGCACCCTGGAAGCGAACGTGACCCGCACCGTCGGCGCTGACCTGACCGCCACGGTCGGCGCGGTGCCGGCGGTGGGCGAGCGCGTCACGAAGGGTCAGTTGATCACCACCCTGCAGAGCGACACCGTGACCCAGGACGTGCAGACCGCGCAGCTCAACCTCGACAAGGCCCGCGCGGCGCTGGACGCCACCCGGGCCAGTCAGGCGAACTCGGCGGCGGGGCGCAGCAGCTCGGTCACGCAGGCGAGCAGCAGCGTCACGCAGGCCGAGCAGGCCCTCGCAGACGCGCAGCGGACCCTCAGCGGGCAGCGGCAGCTCAGCGCCATCGGCGCGGTCAGCGCGCAGGCCCTGGCGGACGCGCAGTCGGCGGTGGTCAAGGCGCAGCAGACGCTGGACTCGGCCCGCGCCTCCCTGAGCGCCGCGCAGACGCAGGCGGCCACCGGCGGCAGCAGCGACACGCAGAACCTTCGCAGTCAGCAGATTGCGGTGCAGCAGGCGCAGGATGCCCTGGCGACCGCCCTGAAGGCCCGCGCGGACCTCAAGGTGTACGCGCCGATCAGCGGCGTGATCAGCACCGTGTCGGCCACCGAGGGCACGGTCGTGACCAGCGGCGCGACCATCCTGACCCTGCTGGACGACACCACCCTGAACCTGCCGGTGCAGATCGACGAGACCGAGATCGCCGGCGTGAAGGTCGGCCAGAGCGCCGACGTCACGCTGGACGCCTACGAGGACCAGACCTTCAGCGGCAAGGTCGTGCGCGTATCGCCCGGGGCGACGCAGAGTAACGGCATCTCGGTGTTCACGGCGACGGTGCAGCTCGGCAACCCGGACGGCAAGCTGCGGGCCGGCATGACCGCCGAGGCGGAGATCATCCAGAGCGAGGCGCGCGGCCTGCTGGTGCCCAGCAAGGCCATCCAGACGGTGCGGACCCGCTCGTACGTGCAGGTGCCGGGCGCGGCCGGTGCAGAGCCTGAACGCGTGCGGGTCGAGACCGGCGCGACCGACGGCACAAACACGGTCGTGACCGGCGGCCTCACGGCCGGGCAGGAGGTCATCGTGCCCGGCAAGGCCAGCACGTCGGGCAGCGCCACGCGCCAGACGCAGACCTCCGGCGGCTTCGGCGGCCCGCCTCCCGGGGGTGTGCCGTGA
- a CDS encoding ABC transporter ATP-binding protein: MSAPAARPAVVDIQGVRKVYETGDIVFEALKGVSVQIMQGEMVALMGPSGSGKTTLMQIIGLLDRPSAGTYHLGGRDVTTLSENERAAARNQDIGFVFQAFHLLPRLSLVENVEVPLTYAGVPSRERRERAMHVLARVGLDAKAANLPSQISGGQKQRVAIARALAGSPRLLLADEPTGNLDTRTSDEVMAFFSELHREGTTVVLVTHENDIGAYAERVVRVRDGLIESDTRQTPRESAVLEAHA, encoded by the coding sequence GTGAGCGCGCCCGCCGCGCGCCCGGCCGTCGTGGACATTCAGGGCGTCCGCAAGGTGTACGAGACCGGCGACATCGTGTTCGAGGCCCTGAAGGGCGTGAGCGTGCAGATCATGCAGGGCGAGATGGTCGCGCTGATGGGTCCGTCGGGCAGCGGCAAGACCACGCTGATGCAGATCATCGGGCTGCTCGACCGGCCCAGCGCCGGCACGTACCACCTGGGCGGGCGCGACGTGACCACCCTGAGCGAGAACGAGCGGGCGGCGGCGCGCAACCAGGACATCGGCTTCGTGTTCCAGGCCTTCCACCTGCTGCCGCGCTTGAGCCTGGTCGAGAACGTCGAGGTGCCGCTCACCTACGCGGGCGTGCCCTCGCGCGAGCGGCGCGAGCGCGCCATGCACGTGCTCGCGCGGGTGGGTCTGGACGCCAAGGCGGCGAACCTGCCCAGCCAGATCAGCGGCGGCCAGAAACAGCGCGTCGCCATCGCCCGCGCCCTGGCCGGCAGTCCGCGCCTGCTGCTCGCAGACGAGCCGACCGGTAACCTCGACACCCGCACCAGCGACGAAGTGATGGCCTTTTTCAGCGAGCTGCACCGTGAGGGCACCACGGTCGTGCTGGTCACGCACGAGAACGACATCGGCGCGTACGCCGAGCGCGTCGTGCGCGTCCGTGACGGCCTGATCGAGAGCGACACCCGGCAGACCCCACGCGAGTCGGCGGTGCTGGAGGCGCACGCATGA